The DNA region ACTGAATAGGGAGGGAAGTTGTAGTGCAGGAGGAAGTTTTCCTTCTTGGTGCCTTCAAGCGAGTCGATGAACTGCTCGTCTTCACCGGTGCCGAGGGTGGCAACCACCAGCGCCTGGGTCTCGCCGCGGGTGAACAGCGCCGAACCATGGGTTCGGGGCAGTAGACCGACTTCCGAAACGATCGGGCGCACGGTCTTGAGATCGCGGCCGTCGATGCGGTGGCCGGTATCAAGGATGTTCCAGCGGACGATCTTGGCCTGCAGGTTGTGGATTACCTCGCTGAGGTCTTCGCCGGAGATTTCACCGGATTCGATCTTGGGCGCGAAGTGCTCCTTGACCTTGGCCTTGGCCGCATCGACCGCAGCGTAACGGTCTTCTTTCTTGGTGATCTTGTAGGCTTCGCGCAGATCAGTCTCGATAAACGAGAGCACTTCGGATTCAAGCGCCGAATAGTCGGGAGCCGTGAAGTCGCGGGGCTCCTTGGCAGCGAGCTCGGCCAGCTTGATGACGGCCTGGATGACCTTCTTGCTTTCGGCGTGACCGAACATCACGGCGCCCAGCATCACTTCTTCGGACAGCTCCTTGGCTTCCGATTCCACCATCAGCACGGCGTCCTCGGTACCGGCCATGACGAGGTCGAGCTTGCTGTCAGCGCGGCGGTCGACGGGCAGGTTCAAGACATACTCGCCATCGACATAGCCGACGCGGGCAGCGCCGATCGGGCCCATGAAGGGAACACCGGAAATGGTCAGGGCTGCGGAAGCGGCCACCATGGCGAGCACGTCGGGGTTGTTCTCCATGTCATGCTGGAGAACGGTGATGATGACCTGGGTCTCGTTCTTGTAACCATCGGGGAAGAGCGGACGAATAGGGCGGTCAATAAGGCGGCTGGTCAGCGTCTCGTTCTCGGTCGGCCGGCCTTCGCGTTTGAAGTAGCCACCGGGGATCTTGCCCGCGGCGAAGTACTTTTCCTGGTAATTGACGGTCAGCGGGAAGAAGTCCTGGCCTGGCTTTGCCGACTTGGCCGAAACAACGGTGGCAAGAACAACAGTCTCGCCCAGCGTGGCCAACACGGCGCCATCGGCCTGGCGGGCCATCTTGCCGGTCTCGAGCGTCAGGGGCTGGCCGCCCCAGTTGAGCTCGACCTTGTGGTGATCAAAATTGATCGTCATGGGTTTTCGTCTTTCCATTCTGCCGGAAGAGCGGGAGCGCGGGGGGCGTAGAAAACCCTCGCGAACTCATCCGGTGTGCCCGCACCGGCGCTGCACCCCATGTGCATTACCGGCTCAAAATCAGGCACTGTTTCTGTCTGGCAGCGACGAAACATGGGCAAGACAACAAGCAACTCCGGCTTGGGGAGTGGCCAATAATCCTGCCATGCTCCGGCATCTGCCGGCTACGCGGGCCGCAGGTCCGCCGCATAGATGAACGGATCCTGAACGGCGAAAAAGGCGAATGCGGGACGGAACGCCCCGCATCGCAGCGTGAATGCGCTTAGCGGCGCAGGCCCAGCTTTTCGATGAGGGCGCGGTAACGCGCTTCGTCGGTCTTCTTGACATAGTCGAGCAGACGGCGACGGAGCGAAACGAGCTTCAGCAGGCCGCGGCGGGAGTGATTGTCCTTGGCGTGGCCCTTGAAGTGTTCGGTGAGGTTCGAAATGCGTTCCGACAGGATCGCAACCTGAACTTCCGGGGAACCGGTGTCGTTCGGCTTGGTGGCGAATTCCTGGATCAGAGCGGATTTGCGCTCGGGGGTAATCGACATCGGATAAGATCCTTTTTTTATGAGGAGGATAGGTCGCCCCGGCCGGGATGTCGTCCAGGCGGGGCCATGATGGCGGACGCAAAGGTCCGCACGCGCGCCCCTATAGGGCAAAATAGCCGAAAAGACCAGAATTATTCGTCCTGCGCCTCGTGGCCCGCCTCAGGCATCCGGCCCGGGTCTATGCCTTCGAGCGGAATGACAAAGTGCCATTCAATGCCATCGGCGTGGCTGAGACGGTCAACCTGCGCCCCCAGCGACGAGCCCACCATGGCCTTGAGCACTTTGGTACCAAAGCCCACCCGCTCGTTCTGCGGCGGCGTGGCGTCCTGCACGGTCTCGCGCCACGAGAAATCCAACGCGTCATCGACGACCAACCAGGTGATGGTCAACTGCCCATCATCGCCCCGGAAGGCGCCATATTTAACAGCGTTGGTGGATAGCTCATGCACAGCCATGCCCAATATCTGGGCTGCCTGCATGTTGAGGCGAAGGTCGGCCCCGTTGAGCGCGACCCGTTCGGGATCGGTGGGGCAGAAGGGCGCAAGCTGATTTTCGATCAGCTCGCGGAGGGAAATGCCGACGCGGCCATGCGCGAGCAAGAGATCGGTGGATCGCGCCAGTCCCATGATCCGCCGTTCAAAGGCTTGCACATAGGTTTCCACGTTTTCGGCACCGCGGGCGGTCTGCTTGGCCATGGCGGCGATCACCGTCATCTGGTTCTTGGAGCGGTGCGCCAGCTCGCGCATCAAGAAGTTGACCTCCTGTTCGGCGGCGCGGCGCTCTTTGGACGCATCGGCTAGAGCGCGCGAAACCTCGGCGATCTCGGCGACGGGGTAGGGTCGGGCCGTCACCGGTTCGCCGTGTCCAAGCTTGAGCGCATCCTGGCGCAGTCCACGCACCGACAGACCAATGCGTTGCCCGATATGGAAGGCGAGCAAGGCCGCCACCACGCCAATGAGCACGCCCCAGGCAACCAGCCAAAGCAGGGATTCGGTGAAGGCGGCGTCCACGGTTGCCGCATCAGCCCAGGCGATGACCCGCCAGCCGGTCGTTGGCGCGCGCCATTCCGACGTGATGACCGAGCGGCCATCCATGTCTTCATATCGCCACGGTTCGGATGGCTCTTCTGCGGTGCGCAGGAGAGGAAACAGCGTTCCGGGCGGCAGGTCAGCACCCGGCGTTGCGGTGATCACCAGGTTCTGGGCGTCGACCAGCGCTGCGTTCCAACCCGGTGGCAATTGGCGGGACTGCAGGGCTGGGGTCAGACCCAGCGCGGTCTGATTGATTGCCAGCAGCGTGACGTCATCGGCATCAGGCACCGGGAGGAACACACTATAGAGCCATTGCTGCGCAATGGGGCCGTAGATAACGCCCGAGGCCGTGGCGGTGCCACGCTCCAGGGCTGCCGCGGCGGTCACCGGATCAGCCGTAGGACCGAGCTGGACGCCATAGCGAACGCGGGTGTTGAGCAGCATTTCGAACTGCGCGTCCAAAGCCACGAGGTAGGCTCCGGTGCCTGCGAGCGCGACCAGCCCGCGCGCATGAAACTCTTCGAGATCACCACGTTCGAGCGAGGGGCTGCTGGAGAGCAGGCGGAGCGTGGTGACCATGCCTGCGATCTCGCGCTCCACCGACTGCCCGATCGCCTGGACGGTAGCATTGGTGAGGCTGCGGACGACGTCCCGCTGCGCCTGATGGGCGCGGTTCAGCAGCACCAACGACCCGAACAGCGCAGGGATGATGATAACCAGAACCAGCGCGACCAGATATAAGCCAATAGGCCGGGAGCGCGCCCAGGAGCGCTGTTTGGACAGATTGATCTCGGTGCCACCCGTGGCCTGGGCAATAGGGGTCATGCCGCACTTTCCGCGGCCCTATCGCACTCATGCCGCCAGCAGCAACATAGCCGCGATTTGCGAAGGAGGAAAAGCGCGGTTGCGCTGATTTCGTCGGCTCGCACCCAAAAAGAGGTCGAACACGGGTCCGGCCTTCAGGATGTTTGAAATCGGATCAGTAGTTGGTTGCCGGATCGCTCGCGGGGAAGCTCTCATCCACCGCTTCGTCCTGCTTGTCCCAATCCTTGGGTTTGTCGGCGACGTTTTCCTCGCCTGCGGGGCGCACCTGATAGGGCGATTCCTTGGGACCGGGCTTCTTGCCGTCCTTCATCGCCGCCGCCTCGTCGGTCTTTTTCGGATCATCGGCCATGGCTTAATTCCTTTCGTCTGTTGCAATAACAAACACTTTGGCGCGGGCCGTGGTTGCACCACTTTGAGCTGGAGACCCATTCTGGTATGGAGCGCCCATGACCGAGACGCGCGCCAACACCAAAAAGCTCTTCATCAAGACCTATGGCTGTCAGATGAATGTCTATGACAGCGACCGCATGAGTGATGCGCTGAGCCCTCATGGCTATGAGCCGACGCTGGATATTGCCGAAGCCGATCTGGTACTGCTCAACACCTGCCACATCCGCGAAAAGGCGAGCGAAAAGGTATTTTCCGAACTCGGGCGCCTCAAGGAACTGCAGAATGAGCGGCGCGCCATGGGCGCCGACATGATGATTGGCGTTGCCGGGTGCGTAGCGCAGGCGGAAGGCGAAGAGATCGCCCGGCGGGCGCCCGTCGTGGATATGGTGTTCGGGCCGCAGGCCTATCACAAGCTGCCCGACATGCTGGCCAGGGCGCAAGCGCAGCGGCACATGCATCCCAGCCTGAAGCAGGCGGTGATCGACACCGACTTCCCCGAGGAAGACAAGTTCGAGCACCTGCCAGCGGCCCGCAAGGAAGTGACAATCAAGCGGGGGCTGACCGCGTTCCTCACCGTGCAGGAAGGATGCGACAAGTTCTGCAGCTTCTGCGTGGTGCCCTATACCCGCGGCGCCGAGGTCTCCCGGCCATTGGCCCAGGTGCTCGCCGAAGCGCGCGGCCTAGTCGAAGCCGGCGTCAAGGAGATCACGCTGTTGGGCCAGAACGTCAACGCCTATCACGGAGACGACAATGGCCGTGCCGTCAGCCTGGGCGAGCTGGCCTATCGCCTGGCTGAAATTGATGGGCTCGAACGCCTCCGCTATACCACCAGTCATCCGCGGGACATGGACGAGGCGCTGATTGCCGCCCATCGCGACCTGCCGATCCTGATGCCCTATCTGCACCTGCCGGTGCAGTCGGGTTCGGACCGCATCCTCAAGGCAATGAACCGGCGGCATACGGCAGCCGAATATCTCGAGACGATCGGGCGCATCAAGGCGGCACGCCCGGACATGGCCCTGTCGGGCGATTTCATCGTCGGCTTTCCCGGCGAAACCGACCAGGATTTCGAGGACACCCTCAGCATCATCCGGCAGGTGGGTTATGCCTCGGCCTATTCGTTCAAATACTCAACGCGCCCCGGCACGCCCGGCGCTAACCTGGACGGGCAGATTGCCGAAGAGGTTAAGACCGAGCGCCTCTACCGGCTGCAGGAACTAGTCAATGCACAGACGACTGCCTTTCATCAGTCCTGCGTAGGTCGCACCCTGCCCGTCCTAATCGAGCGCCCCGGGCGCATGCCGGGCCAGGTAGGCGGGCGTTCACCGTATCTTCAGGCCGTGCACCTCGAGGGCAGCACCGATCTCATCGGCGCCATCCATCAGGTGGAGATCGTCGGTACCTCGACCAATTCGCTGGTGGGCCGACTGGCCGTGGCGCAGGCCGCCTAGGTTTAGCGGCTCTTGCCGATCGGGCCCAGGTGCGTGTGCGAGAACGCTGTACCGTATTTCAACACATAGCCAAGGGACCGGTCAAAGCCGATATGAGCGGCCAGGATCAGCGCCAGATGAACCAGCAGCTCGGCGCCGGTCAGCAACCCCGCTCCGGCAAGAAGAGCAGCCGACACATAGCTGTGGGCAACATTGTAGGCGGCCGCCCCGGCCCTGGAGTTGACGGTGTATGCCGCAAAGCTGATGTCGGGCGCGAAGAACAATACGGCGAAAAGCCAAAGCGTGCCACCATTGGTGAAATAGGCAGCCGTGGCGACTATCAAGGCTGCCAAGCCCTCTAGCCGCAACACCGTGCGGACGCCGCCGGTGGCGAGCGCGGGCAGGGAAGCCGAAATCGAGGAAGCTTCGTTCGTCATTTGGGGCCTCTGGACTGGCCTGGAGCGGGTTTGCTCTCAAGAACTTAGGCGGAGCCAGAGCGGCGCCCAACTGCCGGTGATTGCAGGCGTGCCATTCAGATCTGTATGGCCTGGAGGCTGGCCAAAGGCTGCTGGAGATCCACATACCCTTGTCCCCAAGCGATCTCGTCACAATATTGCTACAGACACGGCGACCAAATCGTCCTAGCGTCGTTATCAGCAGCGACTGGCGCAAGCCCGCGCCGTCCTCCTCCGGGGAGCCAAACCAGTTTGAGCAGGCTTTTGTCACCGACCGCAGACAACGCACTCGCATCGCAACTCGAACTCGCTTTTGAAGATAATCGCCTGGCGGCCCAGCTTTATGGTGATTTCGACCAGAACCTGGCGCTTATCGAGCAGCGCCTCAAGGTCTCGGCAACACCGCGCGGCAATCACGTGCTGCTCAAGGGTGCCGCCTCGGCGGTAGACCAGGCGCGCCGCGTGCTGGAATCGCTCTATGCCGGTCTCGAGGAAGGCCGCTCAATGGAGATGGCTGACGTCGACGCCGTCATCCGCATGATCCAGACCGAGGACAGCCAGCTGACCCTCCCTACGCTGGAGCGCAAGGGCAAGGTGCGCATGGCGCAGATCGCCACCCGCAAATCCACCATTGTCGCCCGCACGCCAGCCCAAGACGCCTATATGCGCGCCATGGAGCGGAGCGAACTGGTCTTCGGTGTGGGCCCGGCCGGTACCGGCAAGACCTATCTCGCCGTCGCTCACGCCGCCTCGCTGCTCGAACGGGGCGACATCAACCGCATCATTCTGTCTCGCCCGGCCGTCGAGGCCGGCGAACGCCTGGGGTTCCTCCCAGGAGACATGAAGGAGAAGGTCGATCCCTATCTCCGCCCGCTCTATGACGCGCTTTACGACATGATGAAGCCCGAAAATGTCGAGCGCTGCATCACCTCGGGCATTATCGAAGTTGCCCCGCTAGCTTTTATGCGTGGCCGTACGCTCGCTAACGCGGTGGTTATTCTCGACGAGGCACAGAACACCACGTCCATGCAGATGAAGATGTTTCTGACCCGCCTGGGCGAAAACTCCAAGATGATCGTCACTGGCGACCCCACGCAGGTCGACTTGCCGCGGGGTGAGAAATCGGGGCTGGTAGAAGCGGTGCATCTGCTTGATGGCGTCGAAGGCGTCCATATCAGCCGCTTCAACGACAAGGACGTGGTGCGCCATGCCCTGGTCGGCCGAATCGTGCGAGCCTATGAGGCTGATGTAACCCGGCGTGCCCAGGAGAAGCTCAGCGAAGGGGTCGCGCGCTGACCGCTCTGCCGCTTGAGATTGCCATAATTCGCAATGACGAAGCTTGGCCGGAGGATCTCGATTCTCTGGCCGAGCGTGCCGTTTTGGCTGCGCTCCAGCAGTCCGGAGCCAAGATCCGGGGGGCAGCCGAGCTTTCGATCCTCCTCACCAATGACGAAGAGCAGCATGAGCTCAATCAGCAATGGCGCGGCAAGGACAGCTCCACCAATGTGCTGAGCTTCCCCCAGATCGAGCCCTTCGGCCCGGTTGTGGGCATTCTCGGCGACATTACGCTCGCACGCGAAACCCTGGAGCGGGAGGCGCAAGAGCTCGACAAGAGCTTTGCCGACCACTTCACCCACCTGATTGTGCATGGATTCCTGCACATTCTGGGGTATGATCACCTGACCGAGGCAGAAGCCCTGCAAATGGAGGGGCTCGAAACCAAGATTCTGGCCAGCCTGGGGGTTGCAGACCCCTATGCAGATTAAGGCGGGAACAGGTGACCAAGTTTCGCCATTTCGGTCCTTTAGCAACACGGCCGTATGATTGCGGCAGAGGAACATGAACGACAGCGACAGTTTGGGCCTTCAGGCGCCCACAAAATCCGAGCCTCCCTCTAGTCCCGCCTCCGTTTCGCAACGGGGGCCATCGATCTGGAACCGGTTGCGGGCCATGCTTGCCCGGGGCACGGTTTCCCTGCGCGACGACCTCCAGGTCGCGCTGGAAGAAGAAGGGAGCGCCGAAACCGCCTCCTTCACGGAAAGCGAACGCACGATCCTGCAGAATGTGCTCAAGCTCTCCAATGTGAGCGTGGGCGACGTGATGGTGGAGCGCAGCGATATCCAAGCCATCGAGGCCGACGAAAATCTAGGCGTGCTGATCGCCAAGTTCCGCCAGGCCGGCCATTCGCGCCTGCCCATCTTTGACGACAATCTCGACAACATACTGGGCTTCGTCCACGTCAAGGACGCGCTGAGCAAAATTACCCAGCCCGTGACCGATCCGGACAAGGACGTCCCGGTCAAGCTCGCCTCGGCGGTGCTCCGCCAGAAGGTGGTGCGGGCCGATGTCATTCGCGACGCGATGTTCGTGCCCACCTTCATGCCAGTGGGTGACCTGCTTCAGTCCATGCGCGCCAGCCGCACCCATATGGCGATCGTCGTCGACGAATATGGCGGGACCGACGGGCTCGTCACTATCGAGGACCTGCTCGAAGTGGTCGTCGGGGAGATCGAGGACGAGCATGACGAACTCGCCAAGGCGCTGATCCGCAAGGTGGGCGAGGGCACCTATATCGCCGATGCGCGTGCCGAGCTGAGCGATGTACGGACCTTGCTGGGTGCCGAATTCGACCCAGGCGAATATGGCGAGGATGTCGAGACCCTTGGAGGCCTGGTATTCGATCTGGCGGGCCATGTGCCCAAAAGAGGCGAACGGATCACCAATCTGCCCGGCTTCGACTTCGAAATTCTGGCGGCCGACAGCCGGCGTATCAAGCGGCTGCGTATTCGGCGCAAGGGAAGCGAACCTGTCGCCGAGCCGCTGGCCATCACCGACCAGCGCAGCGAGTTCGAAAAAGCCGCCGCAGAATAACAAAAGGCCCGGATCGCTCCGGGCCTTCTCGTATACCGTGAGGTCTGGTCAGACCTGCTGGACGCCTTCGACGCCGGGGACGAAATGGCGCAGCAGGTTCTCAATGCCGCTCTTGAGCGTGGCGGTTGAGGAGGGGCAGCCCGAACAGGCGCCCTGCATGTGGAGGAACACGGTGCCCTCCTTGTAGCCCTTGAAGATAATGTCGCCGCCATCCATAGCGACGGCCGGACGGACGCGCGTGGCCAGGAGTTCCTTGATGACCTCGACGGTCTCGTTGTCCTCTTCCTCGTAGAACTCATCGACTTCCGAGAAATCGACAGCTTCAGTGGCGCCATCGGCGATCACCGGCTTACCGGAGAGGAAATGGTCCATGATGACGCCGAGAATGGCGGGCTTGATATGGGCCCAGTCGGTGTCGTCCTTGCTAACAGAGATGAAGTCGGAGCCCAGGAACACGCCGGTGACGCCGGAAATGGCGAAGAGCCCATTGGCCAGAGGCGAAATAGCGGCAGATTCGGGTGTGCGGAAATCGCGGGGATCGCCGGGCAGCACATCGCGTCCGGGCAGGAATTTCAGCGTTGCCGGGTTCGGCGTGGCTTCGGTCTGGATGAACATCGGGGCGCCTCAGGAGATTAGAACGGTTCTAAAATAGCACTCTGCCGCGCGGAGAGCAAGTGCTATTCGCGACCTTGCGCCGCGTTCCAGCCATGGCAGCAGCGCGCTAGGGTCATAACATGATACGCGCATTCAGATATATCGGTGTTCTCGAGGGCATTACCACCGTGGCGCTATTTTTTGTCGCCATGCCCGCCAAATATGTCTTCGGCTATCCGCAGCTGGTGCCGACTGTCGGCCTAGTGCACGGCATCGCCTTTGTCGTCTATCTGCTCGCGATGATGAGCATGCTGCCGGGGCAGGGGCTTACGGCAGGGCAGTGGGCACGACGTTCCTGGCCGCCTTTGTCCCCTTGGGCACATTCCTCAACGACCCGATGCTCAAGCGCAAGCAAGTGGCCGCGCCGGCGGCGTAGCCGCTTAGCAGATGGCGATAATCTCCTCGTCGCTCATCCGGCCCGGCACGACGGTGAGGGGGATGGGAAGCCCGTTTGAGCGCGAGGCGAAGTGCGTCACCAATGGTCCGGGTCCATCCGAGGAGGTGGATGCGGCGAGCACCAGAATGGCGATGCCCTGATCCTGGGCAATCACCCGTTCGATCTCCTCGGCAGCGTCGCCTTCGCGCACCACCGTCTCGGCACGCACGTCGCCAATGTCCTTGGTGCGGGCCAGCCGTGTGTCGAGATTGCGCTCGGCTTCTTCCACCGCCTCGGCCCGGAGCACGTCCTCGACGCCCAAGCCGATGAATTCGGGCTTAGGCACGACGCT from Devosia sp. RR2S18 includes:
- the pnp gene encoding polyribonucleotide nucleotidyltransferase; amino-acid sequence: MTINFDHHKVELNWGGQPLTLETGKMARQADGAVLATLGETVVLATVVSAKSAKPGQDFFPLTVNYQEKYFAAGKIPGGYFKREGRPTENETLTSRLIDRPIRPLFPDGYKNETQVIITVLQHDMENNPDVLAMVAASAALTISGVPFMGPIGAARVGYVDGEYVLNLPVDRRADSKLDLVMAGTEDAVLMVESEAKELSEEVMLGAVMFGHAESKKVIQAVIKLAELAAKEPRDFTAPDYSALESEVLSFIETDLREAYKITKKEDRYAAVDAAKAKVKEHFAPKIESGEISGEDLSEVIHNLQAKIVRWNILDTGHRIDGRDLKTVRPIVSEVGLLPRTHGSALFTRGETQALVVATLGTGEDEQFIDSLEGTKKENFLLHYNFPPYSVGEAGRMGSPGRREIGHGKLAWRAVNPIRPSMEEFPYTIRVVSEITESNGSSSMATVCGTSLALMDAGVPLARPVAGIAMGLILEGERFAVLSDILGDEDHLGDMDFKVAGTEEGVTSLQMDIKIAGITEEIMQVALAQAKEGRAHILGEMAKALSASRGEVGEFAPRIETLKIPTDKIREVIGTGGKVIREIVEKTGAKINIDDDGTVKVSSSDGSQIEAAIKWIRSITDEPEIGAIYQGTVVKTADFGAFVNFFGAKDGLVHISQLADQRVAKTTDVVKEGDKVWVKLLGFDERGKVRLSMKIIDQATGKEIVKGEEAAAE
- the rpsO gene encoding 30S ribosomal protein S15, whose protein sequence is MSITPERKSALIQEFATKPNDTGSPEVQVAILSERISNLTEHFKGHAKDNHSRRGLLKLVSLRRRLLDYVKKTDEARYRALIEKLGLRR
- a CDS encoding sensor histidine kinase, producing the protein MTPIAQATGGTEINLSKQRSWARSRPIGLYLVALVLVIIIPALFGSLVLLNRAHQAQRDVVRSLTNATVQAIGQSVEREIAGMVTTLRLLSSSPSLERGDLEEFHARGLVALAGTGAYLVALDAQFEMLLNTRVRYGVQLGPTADPVTAAAALERGTATASGVIYGPIAQQWLYSVFLPVPDADDVTLLAINQTALGLTPALQSRQLPPGWNAALVDAQNLVITATPGADLPPGTLFPLLRTAEEPSEPWRYEDMDGRSVITSEWRAPTTGWRVIAWADAATVDAAFTESLLWLVAWGVLIGVVAALLAFHIGQRIGLSVRGLRQDALKLGHGEPVTARPYPVAEIAEVSRALADASKERRAAEQEVNFLMRELAHRSKNQMTVIAAMAKQTARGAENVETYVQAFERRIMGLARSTDLLLAHGRVGISLRELIENQLAPFCPTDPERVALNGADLRLNMQAAQILGMAVHELSTNAVKYGAFRGDDGQLTITWLVVDDALDFSWRETVQDATPPQNERVGFGTKVLKAMVGSSLGAQVDRLSHADGIEWHFVIPLEGIDPGRMPEAGHEAQDE
- the miaB gene encoding tRNA (N6-isopentenyl adenosine(37)-C2)-methylthiotransferase MiaB yields the protein MTETRANTKKLFIKTYGCQMNVYDSDRMSDALSPHGYEPTLDIAEADLVLLNTCHIREKASEKVFSELGRLKELQNERRAMGADMMIGVAGCVAQAEGEEIARRAPVVDMVFGPQAYHKLPDMLARAQAQRHMHPSLKQAVIDTDFPEEDKFEHLPAARKEVTIKRGLTAFLTVQEGCDKFCSFCVVPYTRGAEVSRPLAQVLAEARGLVEAGVKEITLLGQNVNAYHGDDNGRAVSLGELAYRLAEIDGLERLRYTTSHPRDMDEALIAAHRDLPILMPYLHLPVQSGSDRILKAMNRRHTAAEYLETIGRIKAARPDMALSGDFIVGFPGETDQDFEDTLSIIRQVGYASAYSFKYSTRPGTPGANLDGQIAEEVKTERLYRLQELVNAQTTAFHQSCVGRTLPVLIERPGRMPGQVGGRSPYLQAVHLEGSTDLIGAIHQVEIVGTSTNSLVGRLAVAQAA
- a CDS encoding DUF4260 domain-containing protein; translated protein: MTNEASSISASLPALATGGVRTVLRLEGLAALIVATAAYFTNGGTLWLFAVLFFAPDISFAAYTVNSRAGAAAYNVAHSYVSAALLAGAGLLTGAELLVHLALILAAHIGFDRSLGYVLKYGTAFSHTHLGPIGKSR
- a CDS encoding PhoH family protein, giving the protein MSPTADNALASQLELAFEDNRLAAQLYGDFDQNLALIEQRLKVSATPRGNHVLLKGAASAVDQARRVLESLYAGLEEGRSMEMADVDAVIRMIQTEDSQLTLPTLERKGKVRMAQIATRKSTIVARTPAQDAYMRAMERSELVFGVGPAGTGKTYLAVAHAASLLERGDINRIILSRPAVEAGERLGFLPGDMKEKVDPYLRPLYDALYDMMKPENVERCITSGIIEVAPLAFMRGRTLANAVVILDEAQNTTSMQMKMFLTRLGENSKMIVTGDPTQVDLPRGEKSGLVEAVHLLDGVEGVHISRFNDKDVVRHALVGRIVRAYEADVTRRAQEKLSEGVAR
- the ybeY gene encoding rRNA maturation RNase YbeY gives rise to the protein MTALPLEIAIIRNDEAWPEDLDSLAERAVLAALQQSGAKIRGAAELSILLTNDEEQHELNQQWRGKDSSTNVLSFPQIEPFGPVVGILGDITLARETLEREAQELDKSFADHFTHLIVHGFLHILGYDHLTEAEALQMEGLETKILASLGVADPYAD
- a CDS encoding hemolysin family protein, giving the protein MNDSDSLGLQAPTKSEPPSSPASVSQRGPSIWNRLRAMLARGTVSLRDDLQVALEEEGSAETASFTESERTILQNVLKLSNVSVGDVMVERSDIQAIEADENLGVLIAKFRQAGHSRLPIFDDNLDNILGFVHVKDALSKITQPVTDPDKDVPVKLASAVLRQKVVRADVIRDAMFVPTFMPVGDLLQSMRASRTHMAIVVDEYGGTDGLVTIEDLLEVVVGEIEDEHDELAKALIRKVGEGTYIADARAELSDVRTLLGAEFDPGEYGEDVETLGGLVFDLAGHVPKRGERITNLPGFDFEILAADSRRIKRLRIRRKGSEPVAEPLAITDQRSEFEKAAAE
- a CDS encoding NifU family protein; its protein translation is MFIQTEATPNPATLKFLPGRDVLPGDPRDFRTPESAAISPLANGLFAISGVTGVFLGSDFISVSKDDTDWAHIKPAILGVIMDHFLSGKPVIADGATEAVDFSEVDEFYEEEDNETVEVIKELLATRVRPAVAMDGGDIIFKGYKEGTVFLHMQGACSGCPSSTATLKSGIENLLRHFVPGVEGVQQV
- a CDS encoding DUF3817 domain-containing protein, whose translation is MIRAFRYIGVLEGITTVALFFVAMPAKYVFGYPQLVPTVGLVHGIAFVVYLLAMMSMLPGQGLTAGQWARRSWPPLSPWAHSSTTRCSSASKWPRRRRSRLADGDNLLVAHPARHDGEGDGKPV
- a CDS encoding universal stress protein; translation: MYETEYKRKFLVLIDETAECDRALTFAAYRVKRTGGTVVLMSVVPKPEFIGLGVEDVLRAEAVEEAERNLDTRLARTKDIGDVRAETVVREGDAAEEIERVIAQDQGIAILVLAASTSSDGPGPLVTHFASRSNGLPIPLTVVPGRMSDEEIIAIC